From Mytilus edulis chromosome 8, xbMytEdul2.2, whole genome shotgun sequence, one genomic window encodes:
- the LOC139484775 gene encoding C1q-related factor-like, with protein MFAFLTCFAITISLVWTYQWTMEDTICSLCSKRQVPNGHPDLTALREAVKANRKDIEVQKKEMQDLKEKHSHVAFFAYMSNNWKQLSKHKRLVYNVVDLNNGNGYNQANGMFTAPSSGLYVFHVSTGAFDYSHASIELVLQGRIRNIGWADSANHGDRTFVTTVTPLQLNKGDVVYTRIGKGYGGNYIESNSYIRTSFSGVKIN; from the exons ATGTTTGCTTTTTTGACCTGCTTCGCCATTACAATTTCACTAGTGTGGACCTACCAGTGGACAATGGAGGATACTATATGCAGTTTGTGTAGTAAGCGTCAAGTGCCAAACGGTCATCCTGACCTAACAGCACTGAGAGAAGCTGTAAAAGCCAATAGAAAAGACATTGAAGTACAAAAGAAAGAAATGCAAG ATTTGAAAGAGAAACATAGTCACGTAGCCTTCTTTGCTTACATGAGCAATAACTGGAAACAACTTTCTAAACACAAAAGACTTGTTTACAATGTAGTAGATTTGAATAATGGGAACGGATATAACCAAGCCAATGGCATGTTCACAGCTCCATCTAGCGGTCTTTATGTGTTTCATGTGTCTACTGGTGCCTTTGATTACTCACATGCTTCAATTGAATTGGTATTGCAAGGTAGAATACGAAATATTGGCTGGGCTGATTCTGCGAATCACGGTGACAGAACCTTTGTAACCACAGTAACCCCTCTACAGCTGAACAAAGGAGATGTTGTATATACAAGAATTGGAAAGGGTTATGGAGGAAACTATATAGAAAGTAATTCTTACATCAGGACGAGCTTCTCTGGAGTAAAGATCAATTAA